From Priestia aryabhattai, one genomic window encodes:
- the ruvX gene encoding Holliday junction resolvase RuvX — translation MRVLGLDVGTKTIGVAVSDEMGWTAQGIETIKIADEQMEQSYPRLQQLIDEYSVEKIVVGLPKNMNGTIGPRGEACIEFADNVKEKLNIETMMWDERLSTMAAERVLLSADVSRKKRKKVIDKMAAVMILQGYLDSKQ, via the coding sequence ATGCGCGTATTAGGATTAGATGTAGGAACCAAGACAATTGGTGTGGCAGTTAGTGATGAAATGGGATGGACAGCGCAAGGAATTGAAACAATTAAAATTGCAGATGAACAGATGGAGCAATCATACCCTCGTTTACAGCAGTTAATTGACGAATATTCCGTAGAGAAAATCGTAGTGGGTCTTCCTAAAAATATGAATGGTACGATTGGCCCTCGAGGCGAAGCGTGCATCGAGTTTGCTGACAACGTCAAAGAAAAACTCAACATTGAAACGATGATGTGGGACGAGCGCTTGTCGACGATGGCAGCAGAGCGAGTACTGCTATCTGCCGATGTGAGCCGCAAGAAACGCAAAAAAGTAATCGATAAAATGGCAGCTGTTATGATTCTTCAAGGATACTTAGACAGCAAGCAATAA
- a CDS encoding IreB family regulatory phosphoprotein — translation MSSFDKTMQFNFQDEPAETNVHEVLFTVYDALQEKGYNPINQIVGYLLSGDPAYIPRHNDARNTIRQLERDELIEELVKSYLQQHRKDS, via the coding sequence GTGAGTTCATTTGATAAAACCATGCAATTTAATTTTCAAGATGAGCCAGCTGAAACAAACGTACATGAAGTATTGTTTACGGTTTATGACGCACTGCAAGAAAAAGGCTACAACCCGATTAACCAAATCGTTGGGTATTTGTTATCAGGAGACCCTGCTTACATTCCTCGTCATAACGATGCGAGAAACACAATTCGCCAGTTAGAGCGAGACGAGCTCATTGAAGAACTTGTTAAATCTTATTTACAACAGCATCGAAAGGATTCATAA